The Engystomops pustulosus chromosome 1, aEngPut4.maternal, whole genome shotgun sequence genome has a window encoding:
- the LOC140084514 gene encoding probable N-acetyltransferase camello has translation MVEYTIRGYVGSDYEVVRELFSHGMSEYVPSVCLHVVTRPWVLFAMVCLFLSLLFSSKSIILPVLAVTLALALGRHVLGYIWSLYIDHCLREDLQDIEKTYMEDQGSHFWVAEVEDSVVGTVAAKPSDDRQDELMLKRMSVRKDFRGLGIAKALSREVIGFARQRGYRSVVLNTLMVQREAQKMYESVGFRKYEEYELPTVYGKLVNFTISKYRYDITAAK, from the coding sequence ATGGTGGAGTACACGATCCGTGGCTATGTGGGCTCTGACTATGAGGTGGTGCGGGAGCTCTTCTCTCACGGGATGAGTGAGTACGTCCCCAGTGTCTGCCTCCATGTGGTGACGCGGCCCTGGGTCCTGTTTGCCATGGTCTGTCTGTTCCTGTCGCTGCTCTTCAGCTCTAAGTCCATCATCCTCCCAGTCTTGGCCGTCACACTGGCCTTAGCCCTGGGTCGCCATGTCCTCGGCTACATCTGGAGCTTGTACATCGACCACTGCTTGAGAGAAGACCTGCAGGACATAGAGAAGACCTACATGGAGGACCAGGGCTCACACTTCTGGGTGGCGGAGGTTGAAGACAGTGTGGTGGGGACAGTCGCGGCAAAGCCGTCAGATGACCGCCAGGACGAGCTGATGCTGAAGCGGATGTCTGTCAGGAAAGACTTCCGGGGGCTGGGCATCGCCAAGGCCTTGTCCCGGGAGGTGATTGGGTTTGCACGGCAACGTGGTTACCGCTCGGTGGTCCTCAACACATTGATGGTTCAGCGTGAGGCACAGAAGATGTATGAGAGCGTTGGGTTCAGGAAGTACGAGGAGTACGAGCTGCCCACCGTCTACGGGAAACTGGTCAACTTCACCATCTCCAAGTATCGCTATGACATCACAGCGGCAAAGTGA